From a single Ursus arctos isolate Adak ecotype North America unplaced genomic scaffold, UrsArc2.0 scaffold_34, whole genome shotgun sequence genomic region:
- the YWHAH gene encoding 14-3-3 protein eta, which produces MGDREQLLQRARLAEQAERYDDMASAMKAVTELNEPLSNEDRNLLSVAYKNVVGARRSSWRVISSIEQKTMADGNEKKLEKVKAYREKIEKELETVCNDVLALLDKFLIKNCNDFQYESKVFYLKMKGDYYRYLAEVASGEKKNSVVEASEAAYKEAFEISKEHMQPTHPIRLGLALNFSVFYYEIQNAPEQACLLAKQAFDDAIAELDTLNEDSYKDSTLIMQLLRDNLTLWTSDQQDEEAGEGN; this is translated from the exons ATGGGGGACCGAGAGCAGCTGCTGCAGCGGGCGCGGCTGGCCGAGCAGGCGGAGCGCTACGACGACATGGCCTCCGCCATGAAGGCG GTGACAGAGCTCAATGAACCTCTTTCTAATGAAGATCGGAACCTCCTCTCGGTGGCCTACAAGAACGTGGTTGGTGCCAGGCGATCTTCCTGGAGGGTCATAAGCAGCATTGAGCAGAAAACCATGGctgatggaaatgaaaagaaattggaGAAAGTTAAAGCTTACCGGGAGAAGATTGAGAAGGAGCTGGAGACAGTGTGCAATGATGTCCTGGCGCTGCTCGACAAGTTCCTCATCAAGAACTGCAATGATTTCCAGTATGAGAGCAAGGTATTTTACCTGAAAATGAAGGGCGATTACTACCGCTACTTGGCAGAGGTAGCTTCCGGGGAGAAGAAAAACAGTGTGGTCGAAGCTTCCGAGGCTGCCTACAAGGAAGCCTTTGAAATCAGCAAAGAGCACATGCAGCCGACGCACCCCATCCGGCTGGGTCTGGCCCTCAACTTCTCCGTGTTCTACTATGAGATCCAGAATGCACCCGAGCAGGCCTGCCTCTTAGCCAAACAAGCCTTCGATGATGCCATAGCTGAGCTGGACACACTAAACGAGGATTCCTATAAGGACTCCACGCTCATCATGCAGTTGCTGCGAGACAACCTCACCCTCTGGACCAGCGACCAGCAGGATGAAGAAGCAGGAGAAGGCAACTGA